From the Hyalangium gracile genome, one window contains:
- a CDS encoding CHAP domain-containing protein: MIRSLLVVLAAFGVLTSGTARAQASSGRARAASRPASPAGRQIAARATQLVGVRSLRSVDASVPDDCSGLVRLAYEKAGIELMEGGGGRRGDNAVTYLYQRARRLGAVRRERPRPGDIAFFRETYDRNRDGRRNDGLTHVGIVERVEPDGQIILVHRGSKGVARTRMNLKHPTVHRQKRGGAVVNDYLRAASRKQRAYVTGELFAGFASPEPWIRARRAPPRR; this comes from the coding sequence ATGATCCGATCGCTCCTCGTGGTGCTCGCAGCGTTTGGAGTCCTCACCAGCGGTACCGCGCGGGCCCAGGCCTCCAGTGGCCGGGCCCGCGCCGCCAGTCGCCCCGCCAGCCCGGCGGGCAGGCAGATCGCCGCCCGGGCCACGCAGCTTGTCGGCGTGCGCTCGCTGCGCTCGGTGGATGCCTCGGTGCCGGATGACTGCTCGGGGCTGGTGCGCCTGGCCTACGAGAAGGCGGGCATCGAGCTCATGGAGGGGGGCGGGGGCCGCCGCGGTGACAATGCCGTGACATACCTCTACCAGCGCGCTCGCCGCCTGGGCGCGGTGCGGCGCGAGCGCCCCAGGCCTGGAGACATCGCCTTCTTCCGCGAGACGTATGACAGGAACCGGGACGGGCGCCGCAACGACGGGCTCACGCACGTAGGCATCGTGGAGCGCGTGGAGCCCGACGGGCAGATCATCCTCGTGCACCGCGGGAGCAAGGGCGTGGCCCGCACGCGCATGAACCTGAAGCACCCCACCGTGCACCGCCAGAAGCGCGGCGGCGCCGTGGTGAACGACTACCTGCGAGCGGCCTCGCGCAAGCAGCGCGCGTACGTGACGGGAGAGCTCTTCGCCGGGTTCGCCTCGCCGGAGCCCTGGATCCGCGCCCGGCGTGCGCCCCCGCGCCGGTAG
- a CDS encoding short-chain fatty acid transporter gives METLVRIAEGLGRFSARFVPSAFAIAVLLSLLTMGLALGWVGAAPDQVVGAWGGGFWELLTFSMQMALVMFTGYLLALTAPVRALLERLAGLARGPRGAVALMAIVSMGLAYINWGLSLVASAMLVRMMARRRPDVDYRLLVACAYFGLGATWHAGLSASAPLLVATPGHFLEKQLGVIPIDRTLFSAFNVGLTLAVVAGLTLLAWALHPKPEHTVRVDPAVLEKLGDFVPPERPAERSPAVWLDHAWLLNVLFGVLGLVWFARHLALGGGWRAINLNVVNFLFLTLAVLLHGTPARLLKASEEAGGVLHGIVLQFPLYAGIYGIFKATGLTDRIGELFVSLSTRETFPAIVYLYSGVVNYFVPSGGSKWAIEAPYLLNAASSLGVEPEKVVLAYAWGDMATDLIQPFWALPLLAVARLEFKDILGFLLLAFLLYLPFVTLAFLLFS, from the coding sequence CCTGCTGACGATGGGGCTGGCCCTGGGCTGGGTCGGCGCGGCGCCGGACCAGGTGGTGGGGGCGTGGGGCGGCGGCTTCTGGGAGCTGCTCACCTTCTCCATGCAGATGGCGCTGGTGATGTTCACCGGCTACCTGCTGGCGCTCACCGCGCCGGTGCGGGCGCTGCTGGAGCGGCTGGCGGGGCTGGCGCGCGGCCCTCGGGGGGCGGTGGCGCTGATGGCCATCGTCTCCATGGGGCTGGCCTACATCAACTGGGGCCTGTCCCTGGTGGCCAGCGCCATGCTGGTGCGGATGATGGCGCGGCGGCGGCCGGACGTGGACTACCGGCTGCTGGTGGCGTGCGCCTACTTCGGGCTGGGCGCCACCTGGCACGCGGGGCTGTCCGCCTCGGCGCCGCTGCTGGTGGCCACCCCCGGGCACTTCCTGGAGAAGCAGCTGGGCGTCATCCCCATCGACCGGACGCTCTTCTCGGCCTTCAACGTGGGGCTCACGCTGGCGGTGGTGGCGGGGCTGACGCTGCTGGCCTGGGCGCTGCACCCCAAGCCCGAGCACACGGTGAGGGTGGATCCGGCCGTGCTGGAGAAGCTGGGGGACTTCGTGCCGCCCGAGCGCCCGGCCGAGCGCAGCCCGGCGGTGTGGCTGGACCATGCGTGGCTGCTCAACGTCCTCTTCGGCGTGCTGGGGCTGGTGTGGTTCGCGCGCCACCTGGCGCTCGGCGGCGGCTGGAGGGCCATCAACCTCAACGTGGTGAACTTCCTGTTCCTCACGCTGGCGGTGCTGCTGCACGGCACTCCGGCGCGGCTGCTCAAGGCCAGCGAGGAGGCCGGCGGCGTGCTGCACGGCATCGTGCTGCAGTTCCCGCTGTACGCGGGCATCTACGGCATCTTCAAGGCCACGGGGCTGACGGACCGCATCGGCGAGCTATTCGTGTCGCTCTCCACGCGCGAGACGTTCCCGGCCATCGTCTACCTCTATAGCGGCGTGGTGAACTACTTCGTGCCGTCGGGCGGCTCGAAGTGGGCCATCGAGGCGCCCTACCTGCTGAACGCGGCCAGCTCGCTGGGCGTGGAGCCAGAGAAGGTGGTGCTGGCGTACGCGTGGGGAGACATGGCCACCGACCTCATCCAACCCTTCTGGGCCCTGCCGCTGCTCGCGGTAGCGCGGCTGGAGTTCAAGGACATCCTCGGCTTCCTGCTGCTGGCCTTCCTGCTCTACCTGCCGTTCGTCACCCTGGCGTTCCTCCTGTTCTCCTGA